The following coding sequences lie in one Bacteroides helcogenes P 36-108 genomic window:
- the rfbA gene encoding glucose-1-phosphate thymidylyltransferase RfbA, with protein MKGIILAGGSATRLYPLSKAISKQIMPVYDKPMIYYPLSTLMLAGIREILIISTPRDLPMFRELLGTGEELGMSFSYKIQEHPNGLAQAFVLGAEFLNGESGCLILGDNMFYGQGFSAMLKRAASIEKGACIFGYYVKDPRAYGVVEFDADGKAISLEEKPVKPKSNYAVPGLYFYDSTVTAKAAALKPSARGEYEITDLNRLYLEEGTLKVELFGRGFAWLDTGNCDSLLEASNFVATIQNRQGFRVSCIEEIAWRKGWIDIDRLYCLGEQLGKTEYGKYLMELADSRR; from the coding sequence ATGAAAGGAATTATTCTCGCCGGTGGCAGTGCCACCCGTCTCTACCCTTTGTCCAAGGCTATTTCCAAACAAATAATGCCTGTTTACGATAAACCCATGATTTATTACCCGCTTTCTACTCTGATGCTTGCGGGAATACGTGAAATCCTTATAATTTCTACTCCGCGGGATTTGCCTATGTTCCGTGAATTGTTGGGAACAGGTGAAGAACTTGGAATGTCTTTCTCTTACAAGATACAAGAACACCCCAACGGGCTTGCGCAGGCATTTGTTTTGGGTGCGGAATTTCTGAACGGCGAATCCGGATGTCTGATATTAGGTGATAATATGTTTTATGGGCAAGGCTTTTCAGCCATGCTGAAGCGTGCCGCTTCCATCGAGAAAGGGGCTTGTATCTTCGGTTATTATGTAAAAGATCCCCGTGCTTATGGGGTAGTGGAATTTGATGCCGATGGAAAGGCCATTTCCCTTGAAGAAAAACCTGTGAAGCCTAAAAGCAACTATGCCGTTCCGGGACTTTACTTCTATGATTCCACCGTTACAGCCAAGGCTGCCGCTTTGAAGCCTTCTGCCCGTGGTGAATATGAGATTACCGACTTAAACCGCCTCTATTTGGAAGAAGGAACATTGAAAGTGGAGCTTTTCGGACGTGGTTTTGCATGGCTTGATACAGGCAACTGTGACAGTTTGCTCGAAGCAAGCAACTTTGTTGCCACTATACAAAACCGCCAAGGATTTCGTGTCAGTTGCATAGAAGAGATTGCCTGGCGTAAGGGCTGGATAGATATTGACCGGTTATATTGTCTTGGTGAACAGCTTGGCAAGACAGAATACGGCAAGTATCTGATGGAGCTTGCCGACTCACGGCGATGA
- a CDS encoding tetratricopeptide repeat-containing sensor histidine kinase: protein MKQRATIVFISFLSLLLSGCRSETSHSTVHAQQFPTDSTIFSCHNIEKLKQKEDSFISIGDRHNELLAKFTLGKRLRETSKFEEAINYHQAALTLAEELRDTMEIINTLNQIGTNFRRIGNLEEASSYLYKGLSYYKQYSRKNNKQTQKSMISILNGIGNVQKELNNPEAALTLFFRALQEEEKTGNTLGKAINYANIGSTYEIMGKNDSARVFYQHSMAANREINSKVGIGLCHIAFGNMYGKEGKKEDALREYKNAYEILLSANDHWHWLISATSIVRIYLEKNDLQAADKYLNECVAEIRQMKSLRGLREVYELKSQYNEQKGLYAEALKNYKQAMLYDDSLKSEKSLNHIHNQLIKFERETSKREADIIRSEKESQRKSYLIVILCLIIGAALIIVFVLQIHLRLRRRGILELKKKNEELSAMNHRAEKAEQIKNTFIRNISHEIRTPLNAISGFSQVIASDPELNMEERQGFSELIIKNTDLLTKLVNDILELGNMGTSKIQIHKAEVSAQEIIKELSRQMITHVPQGVRLKLSFPQQEIKVLTDKLRLKQILQNLISNACKNTNEGSISLSVQKTASCVMFTVTDTGCGIPSEKADSIFGEFEKLDNYKQGAGIGLSICRMIAEALDARIYLDKQYTNGARFVVEI from the coding sequence ATGAAACAGCGAGCAACCATTGTTTTCATATCTTTTCTCTCCTTACTCCTATCCGGCTGCAGGTCGGAAACTTCTCACAGCACAGTTCATGCTCAGCAATTTCCGACAGACAGTACAATATTTTCCTGCCACAACATTGAAAAGCTAAAGCAAAAAGAAGACAGTTTCATCAGTATAGGAGATCGTCACAATGAACTGCTGGCAAAATTCACATTAGGAAAACGGTTGCGCGAAACATCCAAGTTTGAAGAAGCCATCAATTACCACCAAGCTGCGCTGACACTGGCAGAAGAATTGCGCGATACCATGGAAATCATCAATACCCTGAATCAGATCGGCACTAACTTCCGCCGTATAGGAAATTTGGAAGAAGCCTCCAGCTATTTATACAAAGGACTGTCATATTACAAACAATATAGCCGCAAAAACAATAAGCAAACCCAGAAAAGCATGATTTCCATTTTAAACGGCATTGGCAATGTACAGAAAGAACTGAATAATCCGGAAGCAGCGCTAACCCTGTTTTTCAGAGCCTTGCAGGAGGAAGAAAAAACAGGCAATACACTGGGAAAGGCCATTAATTATGCCAACATCGGCAGTACATACGAAATCATGGGAAAAAATGATTCAGCACGAGTGTTCTACCAGCATTCAATGGCTGCCAACCGGGAAATAAATTCTAAAGTAGGGATAGGGCTCTGCCACATTGCATTCGGAAATATGTATGGCAAAGAAGGTAAAAAAGAAGATGCCTTGAGGGAATACAAAAATGCCTATGAGATTCTGCTATCCGCAAATGACCATTGGCACTGGCTCATCAGCGCTACCTCCATTGTACGAATATACTTGGAGAAGAACGATCTGCAAGCTGCCGACAAGTATCTCAACGAATGTGTCGCCGAAATCAGGCAAATGAAATCCTTACGCGGTTTACGTGAAGTTTATGAACTCAAATCACAATACAACGAACAAAAAGGCCTGTATGCCGAGGCGTTGAAGAACTACAAACAGGCTATGCTCTATGACGATAGTCTGAAAAGCGAAAAGTCATTGAACCACATACACAACCAGTTAATAAAATTTGAACGCGAAACAAGCAAGCGGGAAGCCGACATAATTCGATCCGAAAAAGAAAGCCAGCGAAAATCTTATCTGATTGTTATCTTATGCTTGATTATAGGAGCTGCCCTGATTATTGTGTTTGTATTGCAAATACACTTACGTCTGCGCCGTCGGGGCATACTGGAACTGAAAAAGAAGAATGAAGAACTGTCTGCAATGAATCATCGGGCGGAAAAAGCCGAACAAATAAAAAACACTTTCATACGGAATATCAGCCATGAGATACGAACTCCTCTAAATGCCATTTCCGGCTTCTCGCAGGTGATAGCCTCCGATCCGGAACTGAACATGGAAGAACGCCAAGGCTTTTCTGAGTTGATCATAAAGAACACGGACTTGCTGACCAAGCTGGTGAACGACATTTTGGAGTTAGGTAACATGGGAACAAGCAAAATACAAATACACAAAGCAGAAGTATCGGCCCAAGAAATTATAAAGGAATTATCCCGTCAAATGATAACTCATGTCCCACAGGGAGTAAGACTGAAGCTAAGTTTTCCACAACAAGAAATCAAAGTCCTTACCGACAAACTGCGCCTGAAACAGATATTACAAAACCTCATCTCCAATGCGTGCAAAAATACAAATGAAGGCAGTATCAGCCTCAGCGTGCAAAAAACAGCATCTTGCGTCATGTTTACGGTCACCGATACAGGATGCGGCATTCCATCCGAAAAAGCAGACAGCATCTTCGGTGAGTTTGAAAAGTTAGACAACTACAAGCAAGGAGCAGGAATAGGACTAAGTATCTGTCGGATGATAGCCGAAGCTTTGGATGCCCGGATTTATCTGGACAAACAATATACCAATGGCGCCCGTTTTGTTGTGGAGATATGA
- a CDS encoding metallophosphoesterase family protein, translating into MTKIGLLSDTHSYWDEKYLQYFESCDEIWHAGDIGSLEVAQRLAAFRTFRAVYGNIDGQEIRSLYPQILRFTVDGAEVLMKHIGGYPGNYDPSIKGSILVHPPKLFISGHSHILKVKYDKTLDMLHINPGAAGISGFHKVRTLVRFAVDNGVFKDLEVIELAG; encoded by the coding sequence ATGACAAAAATTGGTTTATTATCAGATACACACTCTTATTGGGACGAGAAGTATCTGCAATATTTTGAATCGTGCGATGAGATATGGCATGCGGGTGATATAGGATCACTGGAGGTGGCACAGCGACTGGCGGCTTTCCGTACGTTTAGGGCAGTGTATGGCAATATAGACGGACAGGAAATCCGCAGTCTTTATCCACAGATATTGCGTTTCACTGTGGATGGGGCTGAAGTCTTGATGAAGCATATCGGTGGCTATCCCGGTAATTATGATCCTTCCATTAAAGGCAGCATTTTGGTGCATCCGCCCAAGTTGTTTATCAGCGGACATTCCCATATATTAAAGGTGAAGTATGACAAAACGCTGGATATGCTTCATATCAATCCGGGGGCGGCTGGTATTTCCGGTTTCCATAAAGTGCGCACGTTGGTTCGCTTTGCAGTGGATAATGGTGTTTTCAAGGACCTTGAGGTTATAGAGTTGGCAGGCTGA